One Candidatus Nitrospira nitrificans DNA segment encodes these proteins:
- a CDS encoding PilZ domain-containing protein: protein MAQFPHTRAYKRFSFHAPLIIGGESHVCEGRLLNLSMDGCSILCDGELALGSRVRVNLLLPDQASSLPIELGRVIWVLGHECGVEFIQLPLHARLRLNRTLRGALIQFLNSRRSRELPEHTVSGL, encoded by the coding sequence ATGGCTCAGTTTCCTCATACGCGGGCCTACAAACGGTTTTCCTTCCATGCCCCGCTGATCATCGGCGGCGAATCCCATGTCTGTGAGGGTAGGCTTCTGAATCTCTCGATGGACGGGTGTTCGATCCTGTGCGATGGAGAATTGGCCCTTGGCAGCAGAGTGCGTGTGAATCTGCTCTTGCCGGATCAGGCATCGTCGCTACCTATTGAGTTGGGTCGAGTGATCTGGGTGTTGGGCCATGAGTGTGGAGTGGAATTTATCCAGCTGCCGTTGCACGCGAGGCTGCGTCTCAATCGCACATTGCGAGGCGCCCTTATCCAATTCCTGAACTCCCGCAGGAGTCGGGAGTTACCGGAACATACCGTCTCCGGCTTGTAA
- the pyk gene encoding pyruvate kinase has translation MRKAKIVCTIGPASHSPTVLNRLIENGMDVARLNFSHGTHASHATAITAIRDAAARRGSAVAIIQDLQGPRIRVGLVPKEGIEVHTGQVVRLRASSRSNDHGVATIPSSLPEIPVTYSSLTRDLHVGSRVLINDGLIELQAVRMADDLIECSVIIGGMITSHKGINLPGTAVSAPTLTDKDREDIRFGVTHGVDYLALSFVRGPQDIEAARALLAEHGVHTPIIAKIERAEAIAALEEILEQADGVMIARGDLGVEMGPEAVPLLQKRIIVEANRRRRLVITATQMLESMTQSLRPTRAEASDVANAVFDGSDALMLSAETAVGAHPTEALQVMDRIIRAAEEGAEPGVTRTRQTDLENLSFPEAACTAAASAAKSVAASAIVAFSERGTTARLISKQRPSAPIIALTPFEPVRRQMAIYWGVRPYTVPQIEQTDARVEEAERRSKSEGLVKPGEKIVILSGSRVGQVGGTNLLKLHEVS, from the coding sequence ATGCGAAAGGCCAAGATCGTTTGCACCATCGGGCCGGCAAGTCATTCGCCGACCGTCTTGAACCGATTGATTGAGAACGGCATGGATGTCGCTCGGCTGAATTTCTCTCACGGCACACATGCCTCTCATGCGACAGCCATCACCGCCATTCGAGACGCGGCCGCACGGCGCGGCTCAGCGGTAGCGATTATTCAGGATCTGCAAGGTCCCAGGATTCGAGTGGGCCTCGTTCCGAAGGAAGGGATTGAAGTCCACACCGGCCAGGTGGTGAGGTTGCGGGCGTCCAGCCGGTCCAATGACCATGGGGTCGCCACAATCCCCTCCTCTCTTCCTGAGATCCCAGTCACCTATTCTTCTCTCACCCGCGACCTCCATGTTGGGTCACGGGTGCTCATCAACGATGGACTCATCGAGCTACAAGCCGTTCGCATGGCAGACGATCTGATTGAATGTTCAGTCATCATCGGCGGCATGATCACCTCACACAAAGGCATCAATCTTCCTGGAACTGCCGTCAGTGCCCCTACCCTGACTGATAAGGATCGGGAAGATATTCGCTTCGGCGTCACGCATGGCGTGGATTATCTGGCACTGTCCTTTGTGCGCGGCCCACAGGACATTGAGGCGGCACGGGCGTTACTGGCCGAGCATGGAGTCCACACACCGATCATCGCCAAGATCGAACGGGCCGAGGCCATTGCCGCGCTGGAGGAGATCTTGGAACAGGCGGACGGCGTGATGATCGCCCGAGGCGATCTGGGTGTGGAGATGGGGCCGGAAGCCGTGCCGCTTCTGCAGAAACGAATCATCGTCGAAGCCAATCGTCGGCGTCGTTTGGTCATCACCGCCACTCAAATGCTGGAGTCGATGACCCAATCCTTGCGCCCGACGAGAGCGGAAGCGTCGGACGTGGCCAACGCCGTTTTCGATGGCAGTGATGCGCTGATGCTCTCGGCTGAAACAGCCGTCGGAGCTCATCCGACCGAAGCGCTTCAAGTCATGGATCGGATTATTCGCGCGGCAGAAGAAGGCGCCGAACCGGGTGTGACACGCACACGCCAAACCGATTTGGAAAATCTGTCTTTCCCGGAAGCTGCTTGTACTGCCGCTGCCTCCGCAGCCAAATCGGTCGCCGCGAGCGCCATCGTGGCATTCAGTGAACGTGGGACCACCGCGCGATTGATATCGAAACAACGCCCATCCGCCCCCATTATCGCGCTCACGCCGTTTGAGCCGGTCAGGCGACAGATGGCCATCTATTGGGGCGTGCGTCCGTACACTGTGCCACAGATCGAGCAGACCGATGCGCGCGTGGAGGAGGCGGAGCGGCGTTCGAAATCGGAGGGGCTGGTCAAGCCCGGAGAAAAAATCGTGATCCTGTCGGGGTCTCGAGTGGGACAAGTCGGCGGCACAAACTTACTCAAGCTTCATGAAGTGAGCTAG
- a CDS encoding P-loop NTPase, translating into MATLISVASGKGGVGKSVVSANLALALAKRGRQVILADLDVGGADAHIMFGELNPAVTLTDFLNKRVNRLNEAAIPITMHPNLRLIAGTGETLATANMAYARKKRLMKQFRELESDVVVIDIGAGTNFHALDFFLMADIHLAVATPEPTSVLDLYRFIKLAAIRRVLACFLARSPMSEVLSNRDFTSVEEVMDVAGATDTEGRDVAVAALRSFRPGLIINRISDSSRVNVLYLRKILHQYVGGDLTLIGEIPDDPAVSQAVRKFLPVIEAAPESLAAKGLSAVSAAVEQFIDTLTDKSKGETRQSDEKQTRVLLSNPVFSHDSQTALPLKSEVPPPSIEPRQPAGASTIQNTNGLVA; encoded by the coding sequence ATGGCAACGCTCATTTCAGTGGCATCCGGCAAAGGCGGCGTAGGCAAGAGCGTGGTGTCCGCCAACCTTGCGTTGGCGCTGGCGAAGCGGGGACGACAAGTCATCCTGGCCGATCTCGATGTTGGGGGGGCCGATGCCCATATCATGTTCGGAGAATTGAATCCGGCGGTGACCTTGACGGATTTTCTGAATAAACGAGTCAACCGGCTGAACGAAGCCGCCATTCCCATCACCATGCATCCGAACCTCCGTCTCATTGCCGGGACGGGCGAAACGTTGGCGACGGCCAACATGGCCTATGCCCGCAAGAAACGGCTGATGAAACAGTTCCGTGAGCTGGAGTCCGACGTAGTGGTGATCGATATCGGGGCGGGCACCAACTTTCACGCGCTCGACTTCTTCCTGATGGCCGACATCCATCTGGCTGTGGCCACTCCCGAACCGACGTCCGTGCTTGATCTCTACCGATTCATTAAGTTGGCCGCGATCCGCCGTGTATTGGCCTGCTTTCTTGCGAGAAGCCCTATGTCGGAGGTCCTTTCCAACCGAGACTTCACGAGTGTGGAGGAGGTCATGGACGTCGCGGGTGCCACAGATACGGAAGGACGCGATGTGGCGGTTGCCGCATTGCGATCGTTTCGGCCCGGACTGATCATCAATCGGATATCCGATAGTTCCCGAGTCAATGTCCTCTATCTCCGTAAGATACTCCATCAATACGTCGGCGGCGACCTGACTCTGATCGGCGAAATCCCAGACGATCCGGCTGTGAGCCAGGCCGTTCGAAAGTTCCTGCCGGTCATCGAAGCTGCCCCCGAGTCGTTGGCCGCCAAAGGTCTGTCGGCCGTCTCCGCTGCCGTCGAGCAATTCATCGACACATTAACCGACAAAAGCAAAGGGGAGACGAGACAATCAGACGAGAAGCAGACAAGAGTCCTGCTATCCAACCCGGTATTTTCCCACGATTCTCAAACCGCTCTTCCTCTAAAATCGGAAGTTCCGCCTCCTTCGATCGAACCGAGACAACCTGCCGGCGCAAGTACCATCCAAAATACCAACGGACTGGTTGCCTAA
- a CDS encoding superantigen-like protein SSL4 gives MTIRTPRSLFPILLLQALVILTSFAACNNSGSGDNAAKKTEAPASNPALTSSQLPPSPAATETQSSNAPQIDPNAPIPALSTNMIEAFSKEIPELAQERETILNAEQEPSKA, from the coding sequence ATGACGATTCGGACACCGCGATCATTGTTTCCAATCCTGCTCCTTCAGGCACTTGTGATTCTTACGTCCTTTGCCGCCTGCAACAATTCTGGCAGCGGCGACAACGCCGCGAAGAAAACAGAAGCGCCCGCGTCGAACCCTGCTCTAACTTCAAGCCAATTGCCGCCATCTCCAGCAGCGACGGAAACTCAATCATCCAACGCGCCCCAAATCGATCCGAATGCGCCCATCCCAGCGCTCAGCACCAACATGATCGAGGCATTCAGTAAGGAGATCCCGGAACTGGCTCAGGAACGCGAGACCATTTTGAATGCCGAGCAGGAGCCATCAAAGGCGTGA
- a CDS encoding intradiol ring-cleavage dioxygenase, whose amino-acid sequence MKKNDEQIGLFLSRRHAMVLLGATGAVWLMGCHRSQAATGVSSSPCVVRPKQTEGPYFVDERLHRSDIRSDPANGRIKAGTPLTLTLQVMRLNSNGCFPLPGAQVDLWQCDAEGVYSDVDDPSFNTLGQQFLRGYQVTNTRGEAQFLTIYPGWYPIRTVHIHFKVRTAAIAGRHFEFTSQLYFPDELTDRVHTALPYSSKGRRRVRNPRDFIFRDGGDQLLLQLSETHDGYAATFPIGLQF is encoded by the coding sequence ATGAAAAAGAACGATGAGCAAATCGGTCTCTTTCTCTCTCGCCGTCATGCAATGGTGCTCTTGGGGGCAACCGGTGCTGTCTGGCTGATGGGATGTCACCGGAGTCAAGCTGCGACCGGTGTGTCTAGCTCGCCTTGTGTTGTTCGACCTAAGCAGACCGAGGGCCCCTATTTTGTCGATGAACGTTTGCACCGTTCAGACATTCGCTCTGATCCTGCAAATGGTCGAATAAAGGCCGGGACACCACTGACTTTGACGCTGCAAGTCATGAGGCTCAATTCGAACGGTTGTTTCCCCTTGCCGGGTGCTCAAGTCGATCTCTGGCAGTGCGATGCCGAGGGGGTCTATTCGGATGTGGACGATCCGAGTTTCAACACACTGGGCCAACAGTTTTTGCGTGGGTACCAGGTCACTAATACGAGGGGTGAAGCCCAGTTCCTCACCATCTACCCTGGCTGGTATCCGATCAGAACGGTACACATCCACTTCAAGGTTCGCACGGCAGCGATCGCCGGGAGGCATTTTGAGTTTACCTCCCAATTGTACTTTCCCGATGAACTGACCGACCGTGTGCATACCGCTCTCCCCTACTCGTCGAAAGGACGGCGTCGAGTGCGAAATCCCCGTGATTTCATCTTTCGCGACGGCGGCGATCAATTGCTGCTGCAGCTGTCTGAAACACACGATGGCTATGCGGCGACTTTTCCGATCGGCTTGCAATTCTAG
- a CDS encoding Slp family lipoprotein: MLRMTMLAPLICGSVMLSACAESIHQVQRDTELLGVPLGLEQEIDTSISFTDLKRAPSEYVGRTVMIGGNVIKAKRTEAGTELEILQLPTENEGTLTEERLRSEGRFLAVREQFLDPASLPQGTPITVIGTVKGETTRALDESDYTYPILEVKHIIDWKSIAAQRRRDRSPYYGAYYPPYGPSGFYPYGGAYGGYWGGPFGGYYGGRGFYGPFRGFSPGPSSPPPPPRSIPPDLRRR, translated from the coding sequence ATGTTGCGCATGACAATGCTCGCTCCCCTGATCTGTGGAAGCGTCATGTTATCGGCCTGTGCAGAATCTATCCATCAAGTCCAACGTGATACCGAGCTGCTTGGCGTTCCTCTTGGGCTGGAACAGGAGATCGATACCAGCATAAGCTTTACGGATTTGAAGAGAGCTCCCAGCGAATATGTCGGCCGAACGGTCATGATCGGTGGGAACGTGATTAAGGCTAAACGGACGGAAGCAGGAACCGAATTGGAAATCTTGCAGCTGCCGACCGAAAACGAAGGCACCTTGACAGAGGAACGTCTTCGATCTGAAGGACGATTCCTGGCGGTTCGAGAACAATTTCTCGATCCTGCCAGCCTCCCGCAAGGCACACCGATTACCGTAATCGGGACCGTGAAAGGCGAGACCACGAGAGCACTTGATGAGAGCGACTATACCTACCCCATCCTGGAGGTTAAGCATATTATCGACTGGAAGAGTATCGCGGCGCAGAGACGAAGAGATCGAAGTCCATATTACGGTGCTTATTACCCACCCTATGGTCCGAGTGGATTCTATCCGTATGGTGGTGCGTACGGTGGTTATTGGGGGGGACCGTTTGGTGGCTATTATGGAGGACGCGGATTCTATGGGCCCTTTCGAGGTTTTTCGCCTGGCCCCTCATCTCCACCGCCTCCTCCGAGAAGCATTCCACCGGATTTGAGGCGAAGGTAA
- a CDS encoding outer membrane protein: MSITIKKNVPFRASLLTAGCCFLALGPLSPASAEMYVAGQAGVNFADRINSIAGTGPLAGAPGSFEDFDLQNSITYGGKVGYFPGHSWYGIEGEVFHTTPHRKSFDDDPSTPNFDPASGVHFRVTTVGVNFIARYPGRTFQPYVGAGIGAGIGHIGDTATVRSDTDVAAAWNVLAGLRAFVTPKIAVFGEYKYTGATFKFDQAFGDLGGFSGNYRAQHILGGLSYHF, translated from the coding sequence ATGAGCATAACGATAAAAAAGAACGTGCCCTTCCGTGCAAGCCTTCTGACCGCAGGATGCTGCTTCCTCGCCCTTGGTCCACTCAGTCCCGCTTCAGCAGAAATGTACGTGGCAGGACAGGCGGGGGTGAATTTTGCAGACCGAATTAACAGCATTGCCGGAACGGGACCACTAGCAGGGGCTCCTGGTTCATTCGAAGACTTTGACCTTCAAAATTCGATTACCTATGGTGGGAAGGTGGGATATTTCCCGGGACACAGTTGGTACGGAATTGAGGGCGAGGTGTTTCACACAACTCCCCATAGGAAAAGCTTTGATGATGATCCAAGCACCCCGAACTTTGATCCCGCCTCCGGCGTTCATTTTCGCGTGACCACTGTTGGAGTCAACTTTATTGCGCGATATCCAGGACGTACCTTTCAACCCTACGTCGGCGCCGGTATAGGAGCAGGGATCGGCCATATTGGGGATACAGCTACGGTGCGAAGCGATACGGATGTGGCTGCCGCGTGGAATGTCCTCGCCGGTCTGCGCGCATTCGTGACGCCAAAAATAGCCGTATTTGGAGAGTATAAGTACACGGGCGCGACCTTCAAATTCGATCAAGCTTTCGGTGACTTGGGCGGATTCAGCGGGAATTATAGAGCACAGCACATCCTTGGCGGGCTGTCCTATCACTTCTAA
- a CDS encoding YidB family protein has protein sequence MGLMDQLGQTVGGMLGGQAGQNPLLQAVAGLLGKDSNLGGLTGLVQAFQKNGLGEIVNSWVSTGQNLPVTPNQVEQGLGSDLLNQLASKVGLSSSATSSQLAGLLPDLVDKLTPNGKIEAGGLDQLMKLVQGMR, from the coding sequence ATGGGACTCATGGATCAATTGGGGCAAACGGTTGGTGGCATGTTGGGCGGACAGGCAGGACAGAATCCTCTTCTGCAGGCGGTAGCGGGACTGCTTGGAAAGGACAGCAACCTCGGTGGGCTCACCGGCCTGGTCCAGGCGTTTCAGAAAAACGGGCTCGGCGAGATCGTGAATTCCTGGGTGAGCACGGGACAGAATCTGCCGGTGACACCGAACCAGGTTGAGCAAGGCCTAGGAAGCGATCTTCTGAACCAATTGGCAAGTAAAGTGGGACTTTCCTCCAGCGCCACGAGTTCACAGCTGGCCGGCCTGCTTCCTGATCTGGTCGATAAACTGACGCCGAACGGAAAGATCGAAGCTGGAGGGCTTGATCAGCTCATGAAACTGGTCCAAGGGATGAGATAG
- a CDS encoding PilT/PilU family type 4a pilus ATPase: protein MDVRSLLKVMVDREASDLYLTVDASPIYRIHGATQPTDAPPFTNEQLEALALALMRGQQRGEFEEKMEMNLALYYKELGRFRVNVFRQRGNVGLVFRHIKAEIQTVEQLELPPIIKDIAMTKRGLVLVVGATGSGKSTSLAAMIDHRNTVHQGHIITVEDPIEFVHQHKKSIITQREVGFDTLTFQNALKNTLRQAPDVILIGEVRDTETMEAAITFAETGHLCIGTLHSNNANQAIERIMNFFPVERHAQIYLQLSLNLRAIISQRLIPSVDGKRVPALEIMLDTPRIKDLIKKAEVDTLKEAMEQGLDEGCQTFDHVLFQLYKANKISLEQALINADSANNLRLKIKLEGLKGDEAVNALLDKQMGGHGTDAFKIQGGASGNVTPIRKR, encoded by the coding sequence ATGGATGTTCGCAGTCTCCTAAAAGTGATGGTGGACCGTGAAGCGTCGGATTTGTATTTGACCGTCGACGCCTCGCCGATCTATCGCATCCATGGCGCCACTCAGCCGACCGACGCGCCACCGTTCACCAACGAGCAGCTCGAAGCACTGGCGTTAGCCTTGATGCGCGGTCAGCAGCGCGGCGAATTCGAAGAAAAGATGGAGATGAACCTGGCGCTCTATTACAAGGAGCTTGGTCGATTCCGCGTCAACGTCTTTAGGCAGAGAGGTAATGTCGGATTGGTCTTCCGTCACATTAAAGCCGAGATTCAGACCGTCGAGCAGTTGGAACTCCCCCCGATCATCAAAGATATCGCGATGACCAAACGCGGCTTGGTACTGGTGGTGGGCGCCACCGGATCCGGAAAGTCGACATCGCTGGCCGCCATGATCGACCACCGCAACACCGTCCACCAGGGTCATATCATTACGGTGGAAGACCCGATCGAGTTCGTTCATCAGCACAAGAAATCCATCATCACGCAGCGCGAAGTCGGGTTCGATACCTTGACCTTCCAAAACGCGCTGAAGAATACGCTCCGTCAAGCTCCGGATGTGATTCTGATCGGCGAAGTGCGCGATACGGAAACCATGGAAGCGGCGATTACCTTTGCCGAGACCGGTCACCTGTGCATCGGAACGCTGCATTCCAATAACGCCAACCAGGCGATCGAACGCATCATGAACTTTTTCCCGGTCGAGCGTCACGCTCAGATTTATTTACAGTTGTCGCTGAATCTGCGCGCGATTATTTCCCAACGATTGATTCCGTCGGTCGACGGCAAACGCGTTCCGGCCTTGGAAATCATGCTGGACACGCCGCGCATCAAGGATTTGATCAAGAAGGCCGAGGTCGACACACTCAAGGAAGCCATGGAACAGGGCCTCGACGAAGGGTGTCAGACCTTCGATCATGTGCTGTTTCAGCTCTACAAGGCGAACAAGATCTCGTTGGAACAAGCCCTCATCAACGCCGATAGCGCGAACAATTTACGCCTCAAGATCAAGCTTGAAGGGTTGAAAGGTGATGAGGCCGTAAACGCCCTGCTTGATAAGCAGATGGGGGGACACGGGACCGATGCCTTTAAGATTCAGGGCGGCGCGTCAGGAAACGTCACGCCGATTCGCAAACGATAA
- a CDS encoding type IV pilus twitching motility protein PilT has protein sequence MDISKLLTFSVKEGASDCHISACEPPMIRIHGDLKKLDHPPLTPDETHALIYDMMSDSQRKTFEEKRECDFSFELGDIARFRVNVFVQQRGLGAVFRNIPTTILPLEKLGMPPILRQLCDKEKGLILVTGPTGSGKSTTLAAMVDYLNNTFEGHIITIEDPIEFVHKSKKCLVNQRELGVHTLSFANALKSALREDPDIVLVGEMRDLETIQLALTAAETGHLVFGTLHTSSAPKTIDRIIDAFPPAQQAQIRTQLSEALEAVLTQTLLKKKTGGRVAALEIMVATTAVRNLIREAKLHQIPGIMQASQKDGMQTMDMALVDLATRGIVHKAEAQSRSMNPNLFNSSMTGAA, from the coding sequence ATGGATATCTCCAAGCTGCTGACATTTTCAGTCAAAGAAGGCGCCTCCGACTGTCACATCAGTGCCTGCGAACCTCCGATGATTCGCATTCACGGCGATCTGAAAAAACTCGATCATCCTCCCCTGACTCCCGATGAAACTCACGCCCTCATCTACGATATGATGAGCGACTCTCAACGAAAGACGTTTGAGGAAAAACGAGAATGCGATTTTTCCTTCGAGCTCGGAGACATTGCCCGTTTTCGCGTCAACGTGTTCGTGCAGCAACGGGGGCTGGGCGCCGTGTTTCGGAATATTCCGACCACCATTCTTCCCTTGGAAAAACTCGGCATGCCGCCGATTCTTCGGCAACTGTGCGATAAGGAAAAGGGATTGATCTTGGTGACCGGTCCGACAGGCTCCGGAAAATCCACCACGCTTGCCGCGATGGTGGACTATCTGAACAACACGTTTGAGGGGCACATCATCACCATTGAGGATCCCATCGAGTTTGTCCACAAATCCAAGAAATGTCTGGTCAATCAACGAGAACTCGGCGTGCATACCCTCTCCTTCGCCAACGCCCTGAAGTCGGCGCTTCGCGAAGATCCGGACATCGTCCTGGTGGGCGAAATGCGGGACTTGGAGACGATTCAGTTAGCCTTGACCGCCGCGGAAACCGGACACTTGGTCTTCGGCACCCTCCACACTTCCAGTGCGCCCAAAACGATCGACCGCATCATCGATGCCTTCCCGCCGGCACAGCAGGCGCAAATCAGAACACAGCTTTCGGAGGCATTGGAAGCCGTGCTTACCCAAACGCTGCTGAAGAAGAAAACCGGCGGACGCGTCGCCGCGCTCGAAATCATGGTTGCGACGACAGCCGTGCGCAATCTCATTCGGGAAGCCAAACTGCACCAAATCCCCGGGATCATGCAGGCCAGCCAAAAGGACGGGATGCAAACGATGGACATGGCGCTGGTCGACCTCGCGACGCGCGGAATCGTCCATAAGGCCGAAGCGCAGTCCCGCAGTATGAACCCCAATCTCTTTAATTCATCGATGACTGGAGCAGCCTAG
- the bioF gene encoding 8-amino-7-oxononanoate synthase — MFRRRLTRLADRSLMRRLSPLASGTGPTIHYAGRDVLLLSSNDYLGLANHPDVIRAAIHATEQYGAGSGASRLVSGTLPPHTHLEAALATFKGTEAALLFGAGYLANIGIIPNLIGQGGLILADRLCHASLIDGCRLSRADLRIFRHRDCAHLESLLRRRRTTRPTLIITEGLFSMDGDLAPLSDLASLAERYEATLYVDDAHGTGVMGPTGRGTIEQFGLEQRIPFHMGTLSKALGSHGAYVVGSNDFIQYLINVTRPFIFTTALPPAIAAAASAAVVVIQREPERRMRLWSNRQRLFTGMQALGFQMTQTVSPILPILLGDAAIASAFADRLLTHGIYASAIRPPTVPDGTSRIRFTVTSEHTTEQIDEVLHVLDLAGRETGIL, encoded by the coding sequence ATGTTTCGACGCAGACTCACGCGACTCGCGGACCGATCGCTTATGCGCCGACTGTCTCCATTGGCGTCAGGGACAGGGCCGACCATCCACTATGCAGGGCGCGACGTGCTCTTGCTGTCCTCCAACGATTACCTGGGACTGGCCAACCATCCGGATGTCATACGTGCCGCGATCCATGCGACCGAACAGTATGGGGCGGGATCCGGAGCTTCTCGATTGGTGAGTGGAACCCTTCCTCCCCATACGCACCTGGAAGCCGCCCTCGCGACGTTTAAAGGGACAGAAGCCGCCCTGCTGTTTGGAGCCGGTTATCTCGCCAATATCGGCATCATTCCCAACCTCATCGGGCAAGGAGGCCTGATTCTGGCGGATCGATTGTGTCATGCCAGTCTCATCGACGGATGTCGATTGAGCCGTGCCGATCTTCGGATATTCCGCCATCGCGACTGTGCACATTTGGAGTCGCTGCTTCGACGACGGAGAACGACTCGTCCCACGCTCATCATCACAGAAGGTCTTTTCAGCATGGATGGCGATCTCGCTCCATTGTCGGATCTGGCCTCGCTGGCCGAGCGGTATGAGGCGACGCTGTATGTCGACGACGCTCATGGGACCGGCGTCATGGGGCCGACCGGTCGAGGAACGATCGAGCAATTCGGGTTGGAACAGCGGATTCCCTTTCATATGGGAACGCTCAGTAAGGCACTTGGGAGCCATGGAGCCTACGTCGTGGGGTCCAACGACTTCATTCAGTATTTGATCAACGTAACCCGTCCCTTTATTTTTACCACCGCCCTTCCACCGGCCATCGCGGCGGCGGCTTCGGCCGCGGTCGTAGTCATTCAGCGTGAACCCGAACGGCGTATGAGGCTCTGGTCGAATCGGCAACGACTATTCACTGGAATGCAGGCACTCGGTTTTCAGATGACTCAGACCGTCAGTCCGATTTTGCCCATCTTGCTGGGCGACGCCGCCATTGCATCAGCGTTCGCCGACCGACTGCTCACTCACGGGATCTACGCGTCTGCGATCCGGCCGCCGACCGTTCCGGACGGAACCAGCCGCATCCGCTTCACAGTAACGTCGGAACACACGACTGAGCAGATCGACGAAGTACTTCACGTCCTTGACCTCGCTGGTCGTGAGACCGGCATCCTCTAG
- a CDS encoding tetratricopeptide repeat protein: protein MTYRIKVPPRTLPVDEAHLVSGLEHWMLGLGVYRWSIVVGFVLLLLMGGGVWGVLWYDEQNARKAQDLEREATVHLFMRASNDPQKAATNLKEAIALYQRVVNEYPRTPTAPLAQFSLGNAYLQSNDLASAIEAYNRFISTYGTHVSLLGLVHQKLGYAYQLKGDLDQAVKAYSAILEIPGAMNRDHALFEVARLEENRLKPDEALKRYQELMKTYPNSPLTSEAAMRVKVIEAKNNPDPSPAAPTLSAPPKVSKP from the coding sequence ATGACATACCGAATTAAAGTTCCGCCTCGGACGTTGCCGGTGGATGAAGCTCACCTCGTGAGCGGACTTGAGCACTGGATGCTTGGACTCGGGGTCTACCGCTGGTCGATTGTGGTTGGGTTTGTGCTTCTCCTGTTGATGGGGGGAGGAGTCTGGGGCGTCTTGTGGTATGACGAACAAAATGCTCGTAAGGCGCAGGATCTTGAGCGAGAAGCGACCGTCCATCTCTTTATGCGTGCGTCCAATGATCCGCAAAAAGCGGCAACCAATCTAAAAGAAGCGATTGCCCTGTATCAGCGAGTGGTCAACGAGTATCCTCGCACTCCGACGGCCCCGCTCGCGCAATTCAGTCTTGGTAATGCCTATCTTCAGTCGAACGATCTCGCGTCAGCCATCGAAGCCTATAATCGGTTTATCTCGACGTATGGGACACATGTGTCGCTTCTCGGTCTCGTGCATCAAAAACTAGGCTACGCCTACCAGCTCAAGGGAGATCTTGATCAAGCGGTCAAGGCCTACTCGGCGATCCTCGAGATTCCTGGCGCAATGAACCGGGATCACGCGCTCTTTGAAGTTGCCAGGTTGGAGGAGAATCGCTTGAAGCCCGATGAAGCCTTGAAGCGTTATCAGGAGTTGATGAAGACCTATCCAAACTCTCCTCTGACGAGCGAAGCTGCCATGCGTGTCAAGGTGATCGAGGCGAAGAACAATCCCGATCCGTCACCGGCCGCCCCGACTCTTTCAGCGCCCCCCAAGGTCTCCAAACCGTAG